GTTAAACTTAATTAGATCTCATATCACTGTTTTAGATTAATAATTCTATACCATAAATGCATATATACTAATATATACTAGGTAAGGTAAACTCTAAATAAGaacatgatatttattattattattaaaaacaagcgctaaaaaatttaattaagtatgataTAAGTGATtgttattttctcttatatataACTAATCTTTTATCTAATAcatttgaaagattaattaggttttctagttattataaaactaagtaattaattctttttttttcttttaatttttttctattaattagaATCAGTTCgccaaaaatatttcaattgatGATAAAACTAAGtgactaatttatttttatttttaattttatttaattttatcctatCAATCATAATCAATtagcaaaaaaatttcaattgagaGGTCTAGGCCCTCTAGGGTAATTggattttcaataaataaatattgattatttgactgctaaatatctatattttaataAAGTAGTAAATGGATACTCACGTAGTGATGTTAATTAAAACTCAACCGTTAAATGTCACTTGAGTTGCTAACGGATTAAGGTTATAAAAGGATCACCGAAGCTAGACCTTTTAGCAACATTTCTCTGTCAAAGACAAATAATGTCAACCTAACTTTTGACCACTGCATGAATAACTATGTTTGGATCCAACATATTCTGTCTGAAACTTTGGATACAGTATAGatggttaattaatttattaggtttagtttcttcttcttattgctattgttgttttttttctttagtctGCAGTTTCTTACAGATCTTGCTGTTCAAGTTGAGGTTTTCTTCCCTTTCTGGTGATTTAATGAATGCTTGGATTGTAAAGAAAGAAACGGGGGAAACAGCATTGCCCTgtattatttttagatgaatTTTACTTTATTCTGACAGGaatcaagaaataaatgtaTTGTCATAGTTAAGAAGttataattacaattttattagtatttagctcttttttttttttctccaatgtatataattacaagtttttttcatattctaCGTTTTCCACCCCACACCTTTGTCGGAGACTCCGACAAGTTATGTTCTAATTATTGCTCATTGGAGACTAAGCATGCTGACACAATTTTTAACGTGGTTTAGCAAACCGCTTACAtccacgcaaaaaaaaaaagccaatattattagaaatataaaaaaagggttacaacatacatgaaaaaaaaagaatcacttAAGAAGAATTACTTCACTCAAGCTTAGCTCTCATTGTTCTCACATATTGCTGCAcatggcagcagggctgctgctCCTTAGCAGCtactcttctttttctcttcctctcttttctttacaCTCTCTCTCTTGTGTTGCTTTTTTGGTGCctatttataagcaaaaaataGTACAACCAGTTCCAGCTCATCTTCAATAATGGTGGTTGTACATGGGCTGCACCATTTTGTCAATGGTTGGTGCAATTATCATTGTAGTCTTTTGACAATAACAACCTTTTCTAGAGTAGGCTGCAAATGATATTGCCCATTAAATGGCAACATCCCAACAACCTTttggttttcaaaattattaatttatgactgttaatttttttaattatagttttgacaaaaaaaacttaaacaacttaatttcatttgttttttattttttaaaaaaagaaaaatcaaagcccACTAACAACTCAAGTTTTGGATTAGATGATCTGTTAATCTATGCTTGAGAAGGCTTCATAGTAGTCCATGGACTGACTCGGGAGCTTCTCTAAACTTCCCACTAGATCCATTCAATACTTGATAAAATTGGATTCCTTGTCTCTCGTACTAGCTGATTTGGTTTCTACATGAACTCCAACACCTCCGCCTGGAGTAGCTTCTTTGAGCTgtagttttttatatgcatggCTGGGCTTATAGTTGTAAGAAGTTGTTTGTGATATTTGCTAAGGACAATGTTATATTCTTTTAGATAAGATAAATTTCCCATTTCGTATTATTAGAATGACATGTATGAAGACTAAAAATCTTGTAgattcaaagaaaacaaaaggagagaaaaatatatacaaggaagaaggaagaaaaagtaGCGAGAAAAGGATTCATTTGAAAACACAATTAATGTTTCTCAGACAACATTAAATGATTACACCTTAACGcaaatgttataattaaaatctttaaatgtaaattaatttattttttcccttgtcAAAAGGTTATTACAAccctttatattaaaaaagctagaaaatcttaataaaattgaatatgaaaaataaaataagaattattCCCATGAAAGCATAATAATacaagattataaaaaatagaaaaattaaaatcaaaatatctaagaaaagtatttatttaaaaaaaaacttctatatTAGTCTTTCCAAGTTAGAAAGAGTTCGTTTTCGAATTGAAACCTGAGTCATTAATCATTATCTACAATGAACATTCTTTTATTGTATTCCACCCCATCATGTGTCTTTAATATCTTTGTGGGAGGGATCTTGGACTTCTAATATAACACTTTTATTTAGGCCACTCATTAtcgatttttattataatattgttgTGTGGGCTATCCCATTGTAAATCTTGTCATCAAGATTTTCAATCATAGCAactaaagccaaaaaaaaaaaaaaaacactaattcttggattattttttttcaagagacaATTTCCTCATCTCTTTTTACACAAATACATTATATTATGAGATTTCTTCTGGTcatgattatttaataacacacaataactaatcataaaaaattattgaggtATAATACTCGCATTTACAACCTCCAATCAAAATTCCTTCTAAGTGTAAGGAAAGAATGGATAAAAATGTAAGCttcatttaaacaaaatattattagtaatATAACAAAAGATGTTTTAACCAAGGTTATCAATTTCGTTTCAgtaggtgttttgtttttttaattggaatggaATGTTTCAGTTTTGGAATATTTCGATGTGCCGTTTCGGGGTTGtattgttcatatatatatatatatatatatatatatatatatatatattcaacaaacataattcaaattcaagataaattaattataaattatgcaataaacacaatgtcaaacaaatataattttaaattttaaaatatttctaaatagtcaagattaaatagatctttaacttaaagcaattcaacttaaacaaaatatcaaatgttttaacaaaaatattttaaatataaagttagatcaatgttatcaagtggctaatggaatctaaagcatcccttattttgctcaaattcctacaaagtataaacatgaaagaaaaaaaaaacaacaacatgaatataaatcatatatattagtgataaatctaattttaaaaaattaatattattgttaatgaaaatagtaataataatttttaatattattattaatatcattgctattgaaaatagtaataaaaaaaaaagctttttataatcgggtagttaaattaataaaattgagcaatgttcaatttgattcaatggcttttcaagagcgaaacggaacatgtggaatgaaaccggaacattTCGGGCGGAATTTAGTCAAAAAATCCGGAACGGaccaagatttaaaatgagatgaaatttgttttgttttttgaattggtatgaaATATTTCAGCCATTCCGGACGGAACagaacggaattgacaaccttgatttTAACTAATAATTACAAAGCAATAAATGCTGAAGGGATTGTAAGAGGAATCTTCTAtatcttataaaattttattaaataattgattttggtAAATTCGCTACGTCAGGGAAACTAAATTGGCAAGAAAGATCTGATCAGATTTTGCTGAGAAAATGTAATATTAAGCACGTACAGAGCGGTACATATaacagttaattttttataactccaattcaaattaattgatCAGCGTAAACAATTACTaacctttgaaaaataatataattgctTCGAGCTCTATATTCCTCATATGATGGCAACTGaaggcttacatgatcgttaattttagggCCTGTGAGATTAGTCAAGGTAAGcgcaagctggtccggacacccacattaaactaaaaaaataataataattgcctGCCCGTGTACAAAGGCATAAATCAGAAGAAGCACTTAATTATAGTTAAGCAAAAatccaaatatcaaaatttctATGACTTTTCCACAAGAAAAACCCTATTATCGATCCATCTTGAATTTAATTAAGCAAATTAGttgactaatattttttttttttcatattatttaattaaaaacgtATATCAAGTTAAAgatcaaaataacaaagttaCTAATAAATTGTTGTACAATAATGTTAGTATTCCATGAacttatattagttttttaatctatattttagatctttattttatttctattttttgtgaAATCTCAATTCTAAATTTAATCTGGATATCTTTATAGATGCATGTTagcaattttcattttctatacATATAATTATATGGTATCTAGGTTGATTTAAGATGAGATCTAGATATAGAAACTCcttaatttaaatcatatttttgtaaaaaagaatatcagttaacttttatttaattcattataaattttatatccattaatttaacaaaatccaaacaaaaaaagatagttAATAAATGCATGAGATTATATCTAACTAACGAGTAGCATGAGAACACCGACTTTTGCCCTTAAAGAAAAGGCTCAAGGCCGATTTCTTACACTCTTCTCTTCTATAAATACACGAAAAATCTGTAAACAAACTTATTCTCAAAATGGCTTCAATTTCAGTAGCGTTCACAATGCTTTCAGTCCTTTTGTCTTCAGTTTCTCTGGCAACTTCTGATCCAGCTTTTGACAGCTTTCTCCAATGCCTTCATAACCATATTAACCCCTCAGACGCCATCTCTGAAGCCATCTTCACGCCGGCAAGTTCTTCATTTGAATCTGTTCTGCAAGCCTATATAAAAAACGGAAGGTTTTTGACACCTACAACCCCGAAACCCCTTGCTATAATAGCTGCCGGACATGAATCCCACGTCCAAGCAACTATTATTTGTGCAAGGTTTCATGGTTTGCAAATTAGAATCCGGAGTGGTGGCCATGATTGCGAGGGCCTTTCCTATAGATCTAACACTCCGTTTGTCCTCCTCGACATGTTTAATCTTCGGTCCATCGACATTGATATTCAAAACGAGACAGCTTGGGTCCAAGCAGGAGCAACTCTTGGTGAACTTTACTATAGCATTGCTAACAAAAGCAAAGTTCATGCTTTTCCAGCGGGGGTTTGCCCTACTATTGGCGTAGGCGGTCATGTTAGTCAAGGCGGATATGGGAATATGTTGCGAAAATATGGTCTCTCTATAGACAATGTCATTGATGCACAAATAATGAATGCAAATGGCACAATTCTGGATAGAGAAACAATGGGAGAAGATCTATTCTGGGCTATTCGAGGAGGCGGCGGGGCAAGTTTCGGAGTCATTCTATCGTGGAAGATCAAGTTGGTCTCGGTTCCTGAGATAGTTACTGTGATCCATGTAGACAGGTTCTTGGAGCAAGGTGCAACTGATATTGTTTATCAATGGCAACAAGTTGCTCACAGTCTAGACAATGACCTTTTCATAAGGGCAATGCCGCAAGTTGTGAATGGAAGCCGCCCCAATGAGAAGACTGTTAAAGTCTCCTTTATCGGCTTCTTTCTTGGACAAATGGATAGACTTCTTCAATTGGTAAACGAGAGCTTTCCCCTTTTAGGGCTAAAGCAAAACGAGTGCAAGGAATTAAGTTGGATTGAATCCACAATTTTTTGGGCAGATTTTCCTAATGGAACATCCATTGATGTTTTGCTCAGCAGGCCTTCAAAACCAGTGACAGCTTTTTACAAAACCAAGTCTGATTATGTGAAGAATGTGATTCCAAAGGAAGGGTTAGAATCTATTTGGAAGATGATGCTGCTTAGAGATTGGAACATGAGGATGGAATGGAATCCTTATGGTGGAAAAATGAATGAGATTTCTGAAACTGAAACTGCATTTCCACACAGATCTGGTTACCTTTTCAAGATTCAATATTCTACATCATGGGCAGATGAGGCTGATATTGACAACCAAATTAACTGGTTAAGAGATGTGTATGCTGGTATGGACACTTATGTGACTAAGAACCCTAGGGAGGTATTTATGAATTATAGAGATCTTGACATTGGTAGTAATCCAAGCAACCACACAGACTTTAAGAATGCTGAAGTTTATGGGCATAAGTTTTTCAAGAACAACTTCCAAAGGTTGACAAAGGTGAAGGCTGCAGTTGATCCAGATAACTTCTTCAAACATGAACAAAGTATTCCTCCTTATTCAGTTTAGGAAAAACAAAGGAGcacaataaatgaataaattaaaaaaattaatgctacATTTAGTTAACTTTCTCATGCATGATTGACGTCGATCTTGTTCTAGTTGATAAAAGAATGTTTTTGTTCAATGGAATATTCATTCATTAAGACTAGACTAGTTGGATCAGAACTCCATCAGAGGAACTCTACTACTAAACCAtacaacaaattaagttattCATTGCCTCCGAGGCAATTATCATTCCTAATTCGTATTATTGCATATTATTGCATTGTGCAATGCGTTTTACAATATGTTGTAGCATGTGTTAAAAGTTGTTTGTAACCCAttctttgtctttattttttttaatttattttcaaaaaaaaaaaaatttccccaaaaaaatatcttttctttacaatccAGTCAATTTATGGttgtttcattaattttaaaaattcaatttaaaagttTGCGAgtgaaatgataattaaaaaaacgagacaaaaaaattaaaaattaaaacaaaattgaaagattgtAGTCGACTTAAAGCATACggaaagttttaattaagatatttaaaaaatcaccgATTAAAGATTTTGTTGAAgttaataaggaaaaaaatccttcacaattcaaaaataaaagaaagttgATCTTTTACCACAATGTTTTCAAGATTTTAGATTCTCATTcaataaggaaaaaataacaaaaaaggttttttaatattttgtattaattgaataaatttgttttctatttaaagGATTCACAACACTATATATTGAGTTCCAAAgatggaagagaaaaaaaataaaagatgaaaaaaaaatgtaataccCATGTCTTCACCAATTATACCGAAACCCAAGAAccaaatttttagaaaaaagtttgttttgctgtagaattgatttttccttttcttttttttttttctttcctttattgtgactttcctctctttttcacCAAAAGATTCAACTCTAACcttaagtttttgggttttaaaaagGGTTGAAGAAACAATTATCATGACTccctcttttattattttcaattgagGATCTTATAGTCGGTGGTTTAAAGAATtgttttaaaggttttttatggtgtttaatatattaatttaataaatggaTGATTTAAGAGGTGTAATTGATGTTTTAAGGTGTTAATTTTGacttaaaatgaattaattaaggactgaaattttgggttttgagaatttccaGAATTTCAAAAATTGGTAGATCGATATTCTAGAATCTCAATAAACCAGTCAATTAGTTGGTTTGTTGGTGTTGTCGGTTGACCAGTTTATCAAGCAGTAGGggctaatcaatttttttaggttcgatcagtttaaaatatattcaagatCAATTGGATAAATTTGTATCGattttataattacattttgATCTCTAACATTAGAGTTGTGGTCTTTTATTTCATGTATTAcaggttgtttttttagtatgttttttatattagttgtAGGTTTTTGTTGACAATATTCCTCCTAACGATCTTCGATAATCTCCGATTCtatatcttttatcttttgttttccaaatggaataatttttaatatccatttaatataaataatttttttatattggttgAACTCAGCCCTccatcttaatattattttcaagtttttaactCCATTTACCTTTGATTAAGAGTTCTTgctattttatttgttggtaTGTTTTGCTTGCTTCCACAatgcctttctttttttgtccttttttataaGATGTCATAAACGCTTCATTGTTATGCTATTTTTATTCAAGTCtagattttatttcaaatattggattttatttaGTGTAATaagtattttgaattattaattgtttttgaggaatattttaaaaaattatgaaatgttgcatatttttatatatttgtgttATGTATGTGTGTTCTAAGACTTAGTATAGATGGAGTGTTTATATGACACCGCTCCGGCGTTATCAATCACATACTTGAAATTTgggttgtgaaaaaaaaatatatgatctatgtcgcaccccaaaaaaatcaggtctttgttttgcgacattcgactggcgactttcgttttgttctgtttgatttgctgatttggttctttggagtcgccacctagtattttggtcactaggaaacctaactggtctttcagagattctaaggtaagggactggttgcgtaaagggaaggtattagcacccctagtacgccctacctaaggtaagctgcttggtgtttggtttgctttataattgctatggtgtagGTATTTTCTAAActtgtcaattgattttggatagaaatctaaggagattccatgtgctttgaaagctcatttttcccttagtatttcaagagtttgcgactcgtaaatcgtgaaataaaaattaaaattttgaaatgtcctcgattataatcaaggcttctttcaagcatgtgtggatttattattcccaataatattttggatattcatccttttaaggatttctttatccaaacattagtggtgaataataaataaattccctctccaaaaataagatttttatagttttttgaatattggccaataccctttggaattttacaaacacgttgtaaaatccagaaatgcaagaaaataatttgtgtttaagaaatcaatgcgaaaacacactttcaaagcttccaatatattttttttttgtaaaaggaatattcaaaacatgttagagtattggccgtatgcaacacgcaagaaaacacattttttttttattacaacaatttttttctgatgaaatcgggtatttttaatactgaatttgtatctccacaaaataaaaatacaaactaatattaagtcattttaaaaatgatgtaaaaaaaaatcaacaatatttttaaggaattttagaaattttttgaaagtaaaaataaatttatctttgaaaatttcggatgtcttgacgaaaatcagatattttaaatactgaatttatacctccacagtatataaaaaaaatacaaaccccctttaaaatatatatatatatatacatatgaaaggaaaataacaacattttttttttttagatttttcagatttttttaaaaaaatattatatatatatatatatatataacatataaacacatatatattataatttataataatatataatatattatagggctgggccggcccacaTGAATGGGCCAGACTCAGccccagaaagaaagaaaaaaaaaagattcgggccgatctcggcccgaatgacattgggccgacctcggcccgaGAGACAAAATTTGGGCCGATATCGGCCCGAAAAACTCaagtgggccgatctcggcccgaaaacCCCTATGGTCTGGGccaagaccggcccagacttgcaaggctgggccagcatcgggctggcccagcagccccaggcccagcgggggaagaattaattttcttcccccccgcctcctgcatgcagaatgcatgcaggaggcaaacctgcagaaaacacaaaaatggggggggggggaacgtacctggcgtggaggagtcAGTCGCTGGCGGTGGTGTGGCTCGTGCACGGAGGCTCCTGgcggcggcgctgcggctgttcggttcgctctctctcttcggtctcctct
This is a stretch of genomic DNA from Populus alba chromosome 11, ASM523922v2, whole genome shotgun sequence. It encodes these proteins:
- the LOC118040830 gene encoding berberine bridge enzyme-like 17; translation: KSVNKLILKMASISVAFTMLSVLLSSVSLATSDPAFDSFLQCLHNHINPSDAISEAIFTPASSSFESVLQAYIKNGRFLTPTTPKPLAIIAAGHESHVQATIICARFHGLQIRIRSGGHDCEGLSYRSNTPFVLLDMFNLRSIDIDIQNETAWVQAGATLGELYYSIANKSKVHAFPAGVCPTIGVGGHVSQGGYGNMLRKYGLSIDNVIDAQIMNANGTILDRETMGEDLFWAIRGGGGASFGVILSWKIKLVSVPEIVTVIHVDRFLEQGATDIVYQWQQVAHSLDNDLFIRAMPQVVNGSRPNEKTVKVSFIGFFLGQMDRLLQLVNESFPLLGLKQNECKELSWIESTIFWADFPNGTSIDVLLSRPSKPVTAFYKTKSDYVKNVIPKEGLESIWKMMLLRDWNMRMEWNPYGGKMNEISETETAFPHRSGYLFKIQYSTSWADEADIDNQINWLRDVYAGMDTYVTKNPREVFMNYRDLDIGSNPSNHTDFKNAEVYGHKFFKNNFQRLTKVKAAVDPDNFFKHEQSIPPYSV